One Mycoavidus sp. B2-EB genomic region harbors:
- the cmk gene encoding (d)CMP kinase has translation MTTVREHAKQHTKLHAPVISIDGPTASGKGTVAQQVAQRLGFHYLDSGALYRLLALASLRRQLAVRDVAALTLLARELHIVFKDGYVKLDGVKVSNEIRAEEIGNRASEIATHAPVRIALLARQRAFRTLPGLVADGRDMGTVVFPDANLKVFLTASVEARAQRRYKQLIEKGFPASIETLSQDLAKRDARDIQRVSAPLKPAKDAKILDTSNLCVEQVVGKIFEWFVALSIPVSQHAHAGA, from the coding sequence ATGACGACAGTTAGAGAACATGCAAAACAGCATACAAAACTGCACGCACCTGTCATCTCGATTGATGGACCAACGGCGTCCGGCAAGGGGACTGTAGCGCAGCAAGTGGCGCAGCGTTTAGGCTTTCATTATCTTGATAGTGGCGCACTGTATCGGTTGCTGGCTTTGGCGAGTCTGCGGCGCCAGTTAGCGGTACGGGATGTGGCTGCTCTGACGCTATTAGCGCGCGAACTGCATATTGTATTTAAAGACGGATATGTAAAGCTCGATGGCGTTAAGGTATCTAATGAAATCCGCGCGGAAGAAATTGGCAATCGTGCTTCTGAAATTGCCACGCACGCACCGGTGAGAATCGCGTTACTTGCCCGGCAGCGGGCTTTTCGCACATTGCCGGGTCTCGTGGCAGATGGTCGTGATATGGGTACGGTGGTTTTTCCAGACGCAAATTTAAAGGTTTTTCTGACGGCAAGCGTTGAGGCGCGCGCGCAAAGGCGCTATAAACAATTGATAGAGAAAGGTTTTCCTGCTAGTATAGAAACCCTTTCGCAAGACTTGGCTAAGCGCGATGCGCGTGATATACAGCGCGTGAGTGCGCCGCTTAAGCCTGCTAAAGATGCGAAAATACTCGATACGTCCAATCTTTGTGTGGAACAAGTGGTTGGTAAAATATTCGAGTGGTTCGTTGCATTATCGATCCCTGTGTCGCAGCACGCCCATGCGGGTGCATAG
- the aroA gene encoding 3-phosphoshikimate 1-carboxyvinyltransferase, translating to MKHLDLGPYTYAGGTVQLPGSKSISNRALLLAALASGKTVIANLLEADDTRVMLDALTQLGVHYVRQGQDYLIDGVGGTFPVRKAQLFLGNAGTAVRLLSAALALQAGEGSAYQILGVPRMHERPIGDLVDSLQELGASITYSGRAGFPPLLIERMQQSAPPQQLYVRGDVSSQFLSALLMALPLLPAATRRAMLKIDGDLISKPYIDLTMTLMARFGVPVEREGWHHFTLATNSSYQAPGHITVEGDASSASYFLAAGAVGGGPLRVIGVGRASIQGDIGFADVLTQMGANVTMGPDWIEVSGVANSQRRLKAIDMDCNLIPDAAMTIAVLALFAEGTSILRNIASWRVKETDRLAAMATELRKLGAVIEVGADFLRITPPATLSAGAVIDTYDDHRMAMCFSLVSLAGVPLRINDPNCVAKTFPDYFERFAAIVR from the coding sequence ATGAAACATCTTGATTTAGGGCCGTATACCTATGCCGGGGGTACGGTGCAGTTACCAGGCTCCAAAAGCATCTCAAACCGCGCGCTTTTGCTAGCGGCGCTGGCCTCTGGAAAAACCGTTATCGCTAATCTGCTAGAGGCGGATGATACGCGCGTGATGTTAGATGCATTAACTCAACTTGGCGTGCATTACGTACGGCAAGGCCAAGATTATCTAATCGACGGGGTAGGCGGCACGTTTCCCGTCAGAAAAGCTCAGCTTTTTCTGGGTAATGCGGGTACTGCGGTGCGGTTGTTAAGCGCCGCGCTCGCGTTGCAAGCCGGAGAGGGGAGTGCGTATCAGATTTTAGGCGTACCGCGTATGCACGAAAGGCCGATTGGGGATTTAGTGGATAGTTTGCAAGAGCTAGGCGCATCGATTACCTATTCTGGGCGGGCGGGTTTTCCGCCATTGCTGATTGAGCGTATGCAGCAAAGCGCACCTCCGCAGCAACTCTACGTGCGCGGCGATGTGTCAAGCCAATTCTTAAGCGCTCTGCTCATGGCGCTCCCGCTGCTGCCAGCGGCGACGCGGCGCGCCATGCTCAAAATTGACGGAGACTTGATTTCAAAGCCCTATATTGATCTTACGATGACTCTGATGGCGCGCTTTGGTGTGCCAGTAGAGCGTGAGGGCTGGCATCATTTCACTCTTGCCACAAATTCCTCCTATCAAGCGCCGGGCCATATAACGGTTGAAGGGGATGCTTCATCGGCCTCTTATTTTTTGGCGGCTGGCGCCGTGGGCGGAGGGCCGTTGCGAGTGATTGGGGTAGGGCGCGCAAGTATCCAAGGCGATATTGGCTTTGCTGATGTGTTGACGCAGATGGGCGCAAATGTAACCATGGGGCCGGACTGGATCGAAGTCAGTGGTGTTGCAAATAGCCAACGCCGGCTTAAAGCCATTGATATGGACTGTAATTTAATCCCTGATGCTGCGATGACAATCGCAGTGCTGGCTCTTTTTGCTGAAGGGACTAGCATATTGCGTAATATTGCAAGTTGGCGGGTCAAAGAAACGGATCGTTTAGCCGCGATGGCGACTGAACTGCGGAAGCTGGGCGCGGTAATTGAGGTGGGGGCGGATTTTTTGCGTATTACGCCGCCGGCTACGCTAAGCGCAGGGGCGGTGATTGATACGTACGATGATCACCGCATGGCTATGTGCTTTTCGCTCGTGAGTTTGGCTGGGGTGCCGCTGAGAATTAATGATCCAAATTGTGTGGCCAAAACATTTCCTGACTATTTTGAGCGCTTTGCCGCAATTGTGCGATGA
- a CDS encoding prephenate dehydrogenase/arogenate dehydrogenase family protein has protein sequence MYSDVPFSASPSEVLPASDFSFKKLVIVGVGLMGGSLARALRRAPTEARGTIVGVGRTLDSMTRALQLGVIDQAVALSDRMALSQALSGADLIVLAVPVAQTGGVLECIAPHLEAHALITDVGSTKLDVLAAAATALGDKISQFVPGHPIAGRELSGVEAALDTLYAKRNVVLCPQPENTELACERIAAMWRSVGAKIHIMTPAQHDQVLAAVSHLPHLLAFALIEQLLTMGNLKLKLALAGSGFQDFTRLAASNSEMWRDICLANRSALLAELDGYLTVLTHLRRALEESDGLAIEALFERARTIRTHWSLSKNETS, from the coding sequence ATGTACTCAGACGTGCCTTTTTCTGCTTCTCCTTCAGAGGTTTTACCCGCTAGTGATTTCTCGTTTAAGAAATTAGTGATTGTTGGCGTTGGCTTGATGGGGGGCTCTTTGGCGCGCGCACTACGGCGGGCGCCTACTGAAGCGAGAGGAACCATTGTTGGGGTTGGCCGCACGCTAGATTCTATGACGCGCGCGCTGCAGCTAGGGGTGATTGATCAAGCTGTCGCGTTGTCTGATCGTATGGCATTAAGCCAAGCCTTGTCTGGCGCAGATTTAATTGTCTTGGCTGTGCCTGTGGCGCAAACGGGGGGGGTGCTTGAATGCATTGCACCGCACCTTGAGGCGCACGCGCTAATCACGGATGTGGGCAGTACAAAACTGGATGTGCTGGCTGCCGCGGCGACTGCTTTGGGCGATAAAATCAGTCAGTTTGTGCCAGGTCATCCAATTGCTGGACGTGAGTTAAGCGGTGTTGAGGCAGCGCTAGATACGTTATATGCGAAGCGTAATGTAGTGCTGTGCCCGCAGCCAGAAAATACGGAGTTAGCCTGTGAACGTATCGCAGCAATGTGGCGCTCGGTGGGGGCTAAGATTCATATTATGACGCCAGCGCAGCACGACCAGGTCCTGGCTGCGGTGAGTCATTTGCCGCATTTGCTGGCCTTTGCATTGATTGAGCAGTTGCTTACAATGGGCAACTTAAAGCTTAAATTGGCTCTTGCGGGGAGCGGGTTTCAGGACTTTACTCGGCTGGCCGCCTCAAACTCGGAAATGTGGCGCGATATTTGTCTGGCTAATCGGAGCGCCTTGTTGGCGGAATTAGACGGCTATCTGACAGTGCTAACTCATTTGCGCAGGGCGCTTGAAGAAAGTGATGGCTTAGCCATTGAAGCACTGTTTGAGCGAGCTCGTACAATACGCACACACTGGTCATTATCTAAAAATGAAACATCTTGA
- the pheA gene encoding prephenate dehydratase, producing the protein MDDEQPILQPLRDRIDLIDEQLLGLLNQRAELALEIGAIKKHFKTPIFRPERELLVFTRLHALNQGPLQTEQIAAIWREIMAASRSLEKPFTAAFLGPVGTYSEEALYKYSGSAVETLPCPSIDEVFRAVEAGAAMMGIVPIENSTEGAVSRTLDLLLDSSLRLTGEVVLPIQHNLLTRTGTLAGVSRVCAHAQALAQCQHWLTLHAPQLERQAVASNAVAAQLAAADASVAAIAGERAATRYNLAIAQAMIQDDPHNRTRFVVIGGQACVPTGHDQTALILAVKNVAGAVFRMLEPLARHGVSMTRFESRPAKSGAWEYYFYIDLAGHYADAPLAAAFAELEQSAAFIKILGSYPRAY; encoded by the coding sequence ATGGATGATGAACAGCCGATACTGCAGCCTTTACGCGACCGTATTGATTTGATCGATGAGCAGTTGCTTGGGTTATTAAACCAACGAGCAGAGCTGGCGCTTGAAATCGGCGCGATCAAAAAGCATTTCAAAACGCCGATATTTCGCCCTGAGCGTGAACTATTGGTGTTTACGCGCTTACACGCGCTTAACCAGGGGCCTTTGCAAACGGAGCAGATTGCCGCGATTTGGCGAGAAATCATGGCGGCTAGTCGCTCTCTTGAAAAACCATTCACGGCTGCCTTTCTTGGGCCGGTTGGTACCTATAGCGAAGAGGCTCTATATAAATACAGTGGGTCTGCGGTAGAAACGTTGCCTTGTCCATCGATCGATGAAGTCTTTCGAGCGGTTGAAGCGGGGGCTGCCATGATGGGTATTGTCCCGATTGAAAATTCGACCGAGGGCGCAGTCTCACGCACGCTGGATTTACTTTTAGACTCCTCGCTTAGGCTAACGGGTGAAGTGGTGCTGCCGATCCAACATAATCTATTAACTCGCACGGGTACATTGGCTGGCGTCTCGCGTGTGTGCGCTCATGCGCAAGCGCTGGCGCAATGTCAACATTGGCTGACGCTGCATGCGCCACAGCTTGAGCGGCAAGCGGTGGCGAGCAATGCCGTGGCGGCTCAGTTGGCGGCTGCGGATGCAAGCGTAGCGGCGATTGCTGGTGAGCGCGCTGCGACGCGTTACAATTTAGCCATAGCGCAGGCAATGATTCAAGATGATCCACATAACCGCACGCGCTTTGTGGTGATTGGTGGGCAAGCGTGCGTGCCTACTGGGCACGATCAAACTGCGCTGATCTTAGCGGTAAAAAACGTAGCGGGCGCAGTATTTCGGATGCTCGAGCCTTTGGCGCGCCATGGCGTATCAATGACGCGTTTTGAATCGCGGCCCGCTAAAAGCGGTGCTTGGGAATATTATTTTTATATCGACCTAGCCGGGCATTATGCCGATGCTCCATTAGCTGCCGCGTTTGCAGAATTAGAACAGAGCGCGGCGTTTATTAAAATCTTGGGCTCTTACCCGCGGGCGTATTGA
- the serC gene encoding 3-phosphoserine/phosphohydroxythreonine transaminase: protein MRAFNFSAGPAALPVDVLQQAADEMLDWQGTGMSVMEMSHRSREFESIHQAALADLAELLDLPANYRLLFLQGGALAENALVPLNLLGARKVADYVVTGAWSLKSQLEARRYCDVHIAATNQKKAPHSHQDRELIGIPAFTDWQVSADPAYLHICTNETVNGVEFFDIPHLGEVPLVADASSHLLSRPLDVTQFGVIYGGAQKNIGIAGVTLVIVREDLLDRALAICPSAFTWNTVAAHDSMYNTPPTYAIYIAGLVFKWLKRQGGLAAIEACNIEKAQRLYQTIDASDFYINRVEPAARSRMNVPFYLADETRNDDFLAGARARGLLQLKGHTSVGGMRASIYNAVPLAAVSALVDYMQEFERRHA from the coding sequence ATGCGCGCCTTTAATTTCTCCGCCGGTCCGGCAGCACTACCCGTTGACGTGTTGCAACAAGCTGCCGATGAGATGCTGGATTGGCAAGGCACGGGTATGAGTGTCATGGAAATGAGCCACCGTAGCCGTGAATTTGAATCGATTCATCAAGCTGCATTGGCGGATTTAGCTGAATTACTCGATCTACCGGCAAATTACCGGCTGCTTTTTTTACAGGGTGGGGCACTTGCCGAAAATGCGTTAGTGCCATTAAATTTGCTTGGCGCGCGTAAAGTGGCGGACTATGTAGTAACGGGAGCTTGGTCGCTTAAATCACAACTGGAGGCGCGCCGTTATTGTGACGTGCACATTGCTGCTACGAATCAAAAAAAAGCACCTCATTCTCACCAAGATAGGGAGCTGATTGGGATTCCCGCGTTTACAGACTGGCAGGTGTCGGCTGATCCGGCCTATCTCCATATCTGCACAAATGAGACTGTGAATGGGGTTGAGTTTTTTGACATCCCGCATTTAGGCGAGGTGCCATTAGTTGCTGATGCTTCATCCCACTTATTATCGCGCCCGTTGGATGTAACCCAATTTGGCGTAATTTACGGGGGGGCGCAGAAAAATATTGGTATCGCTGGAGTGACTTTAGTCATTGTGCGCGAAGATCTGTTAGATCGGGCGCTGGCGATTTGTCCTTCGGCTTTTACATGGAACACTGTTGCCGCACACGACTCAATGTATAACACGCCGCCTACTTATGCGATTTATATCGCGGGTCTAGTTTTCAAATGGCTTAAGCGGCAAGGCGGGCTAGCTGCGATCGAAGCGTGCAATATTGAAAAAGCGCAACGACTTTATCAGACCATTGATGCCAGTGATTTTTATATTAACCGGGTCGAGCCAGCCGCTAGATCACGCATGAATGTGCCATTTTATCTTGCTGATGAAACGCGTAACGATGACTTTTTAGCTGGTGCGCGTGCGCGCGGCTTGCTGCAATTAAAAGGCCACACGTCAGTTGGCGGCATGCGCGCCTCAATTTATAATGCAGTACCGCTTGCGGCAGTATCTGCGCTAGTTGATTATATGCAAGAGTTTGAGCGCCGCCATGCCTAG
- a CDS encoding DUF2059 domain-containing protein yields the protein MQIQFKQWMLLAPWFLLAPAFSMAQPLSMQGEAPSAMVPAAAPLDPAQQAAIKDLLAAIDADKHATAIGNSAQMQMKQLVPAILSDALSENKKLTDAQKRAAVPQLRQNALAKLAEQAGQPFTTAQFHQDALQAQRDAYAKYYTTDEVKDLTKFYKSKTGSKFLQVQDQVGSYVLNSLMQKYMPPSVQATREQADKEIELVAKSRTPQKPANKTTK from the coding sequence ATGCAGATACAATTTAAACAGTGGATGTTGTTAGCCCCTTGGTTTTTGTTGGCGCCGGCTTTTTCTATGGCTCAGCCGCTGTCTATGCAGGGTGAAGCGCCTTCAGCTATGGTTCCCGCAGCAGCGCCGCTTGATCCGGCTCAGCAGGCAGCAATTAAAGATTTGCTGGCGGCAATTGATGCGGATAAGCATGCTACTGCAATTGGCAACAGCGCCCAGATGCAAATGAAGCAGTTAGTGCCGGCGATTTTGTCCGATGCATTGTCAGAGAATAAAAAACTCACTGATGCACAAAAACGTGCAGCCGTTCCACAATTACGGCAAAACGCGTTAGCTAAGCTTGCGGAGCAAGCCGGCCAGCCGTTTACAACCGCGCAATTTCACCAAGATGCGCTGCAAGCACAACGCGATGCTTATGCTAAGTATTACACTACAGATGAAGTTAAAGATTTAACCAAATTCTACAAAAGTAAAACGGGCAGCAAATTTCTACAAGTACAAGACCAAGTGGGTAGTTATGTGCTTAACAGTTTAATGCAGAAATACATGCCACCGTCGGTCCAAGCGACGCGTGAACAAGCTGATAAAGAAATTGAGTTGGTCGCTAAATCGCGTACTCCGCAAAAACCGGCAAACAAGACTACGAAGTAA